TAAGATTGTACAAGAGCAAGATAAGGAGAGGCATTTAGAGCAAAATGAAAACAGTATTGAAGAAGAGAGTACAGAAGATAAACGAAAACTTCCCGCATGGCTCGATTCGAGTATAGTCAATAAGATTTTGAGCTCGCGACACTTTTACGTAACACGCCAATATTACCAGTTTGAAGACGCAAATATTTTTCAGAAGATATTCGGTATGGGGTATGCAGGCAATTATACAAGCACAAGGAAAACCATAGAAATGGATTACTTGGATGCTTTCTTCTCTTTTGGCGTGGTAGGATTCTTGTTAATATCTGCACCGCTAGCCCTTATATTTATTATATTTATTAAAGCAATGTTATTTTCTGTCAAACAAGTATTAGATATCAAAAATATTCTGATGGGAACATCAATTATTTTAGGAAGCAGTATTGCTCTTATCGCCGGACATATATGGTTTTCTCCAGCTGTCAGCTTGTACTATTCAATAGCAATCTGCTTACTCTTTTTTAACCTTAAGCATTATGGAGAAAAGTTCACAAAAAAACCAGCATAATTATGCTGGTTTTTTTGTGAACTATAGTTGGTTACCATTTACGACATGGAACACCTTACTAACTCATAGCAGAGCGCCTACAAGCGCATTTGCCTATTAGTGGCTCCAAGGCTATATCAATGAACTTCCAGACTAACTGGCTAATTTCTGAACCAGTATCATTTCTAGTTATACCATCTAAGCGAATTAATTTATGACTATCTACTCTAGTTATAGACACAGGCCTAACACAGCCCAATTTATAATCTAGCATTTAAACTAATGTTTTTTGCTATAAACTAGACTGTGCTAAATAATTGAAGTCTGTTGACATTTGTTCACGGTAATATCTACTGTAACTAACTCCGACGTGTTCTAGCCTCTTTGATTTCGAAATAACTATTATCGTTGATAGTAACATTGGCTTCACCCTAAGTCACCGTCAGACACTTATTTAACTAATTATAGTACATATTAGGTTACTTCTTAAAAGTCTCTAACGCTTCAAATATATGCTCTTTTAACGGTTCCGCAAGCGTCATTGAGTACAAAGTGCTGATATGATGCTGGTCACGGTATACTAGCACATTCCCGATCACCGCAGGACATGTATCTCCCACACAAAAGTAATCAGACAAATCCGCAAAGTAGACATTGTTAGGTATGTTTGTTGTATTTTCCCATGGTGCTTTTTCGCTTAAGGCCTCTTTCCTTTGGACAGAACATTCTTCTGGACCGTTTAATTCTACACAGGATGGAACATCTTCTTTCATTCTTGGATTATCTCGAATTGCAAATATATTTGCGATACCTTGGAACTTTTTCCACATTTCAATATATCCTTGAGGAACTTTGGCACCAGCATTTACAGAAGCTGTAGTAACAATTAAATCAGGTGGATTATCCATTAGCGGTTCAATAATTCTTTCATTCCACTCCATACACGTAGCTGACAGCAAACCATCGAAGTCTTGCGTGGAGAATCTACATGCATCTTTATTGTACACATCTATTTTCACACCGGAGTCCTGTGCGAATTGTTCCAAAGCAGGAAACCAATGTCCTGAATGGGAGCCACCAACAAGCGCAATGGTAAATTCAGGATTTTCAGTCTCACCATAAGAACATAATTTTAACCCAGCTTCATTCATTCCAACATAACAATCATCTTCATAAAATGTAGGCAATTTGCTATTAGCTTTGGGAGGTGTTGCAATTGGTGGAACATCTTGTTGTGCCTCAGCATTATCATAAATCACCTTTGCTCCAGGATAATTCTCTCTTTCAACTTGATGCTTGAACATTTCTTGTGTCTGTTGCTCAAAAATACCCCAAAAGATGTTTAATGTTAGTACTGGAATTAAAAAAACAACCAGTGTTGACAGAAGCTTAACTTTTGAGTGTTTCACAGAAATTTTTCTAACCGGTGATTCAACTTTTTTGGTTGATAATATTGATAAGATAAAAGTTATTAACAAAATTATCAACCCATTGAAAAATGTAACGCTGTCAGTGTTAAACAGAGCATAATAAAAAATGAGCAGTGGCCAGTGCCACAAGTAAAAAGCATAAGAAATACTACCGATGTACATCAGCGGGCGTGACCCTAATAATTTTTTAACACTGTATTTGCTGTATTTTTCAGCAGATACAATGACAAGTATAACGCCTGATATGGGTAACAATGCAGCATATCCTGGGAATACAGTCGAAACTGGTAATACCATTCCCGTGGTAACAATAATAACTAAACCTATCCATCCACCAACTGTGCTATACCATTTTTTAGGAGTTAAATAGGGTATGAATAAGGCTAGAATACCACCCAAACTGAATTCCCACATACGTGCGAACGTATCAAAATAAGCCCATGGCTGGTTTACGTTAGTTATATATATTGAATAAATCAGCGAAGTCAGAAAGATACCACCTAAAGCAGCTACAAGTGTTTTGCGAAAAGGAGTTTTTAGAACCTTACGTACCATTATAAAAATAATAAATATTAGAACCGGCCACAAGATGTAAAATTGCCCTTGTATCGACAAAGCCCAAAAATGCTGCAAGGGCGTGGCTTCATTATTTTGTGCTAAGTAATCAACTGCATTGGTGGCGAGCTCCCAATTTTGAAAGTAAAACATAGACGCATATATTTCTGCCATAATCTGATTCCACTGGACGCTTGGCAACAATAAAAAGGACAAGATAACTATAGAAAACATAACTATAAATGCGTTGGGAAATAGCCGCCTCCATAAGCCTAATACATATTCAGGAAAATTTATTTTGCCTTCCCTTTCAATTCTGGTCACCAGGGAGGTGGTAATCAAATAACCAGAGACGATAAAGAATACATCGACACCACCTGATACTGTCCCAAACCAAATATGATAAATGGCAACCAAAAGGGCAGCAACTGCTCTTACCCCTTCCAGCTCTGGTCGAAATTTCTTTTCTGGTATTCGTAAATCTTTCATTATACTGACTCCATTCATTAAATTACTCGCTAATTATATACAACTTCTAAACCATAAGAGTATAAGTATGTATCAAAAGTCTAACCAACTTTGATGTATATTCTTATTAAAAAGATAACATTCCATTCTTCTCAGCGTTAAATATTTGCTTCTATAACTGAATATGATTTAACAATAGTCATACTCATATCCACACCTTTCACTGTCCGAAAAATCATTCAGCTAGAAAAGAGGTTCAGTAGATTAGGCAAGCTATAAGGAGATAACTATAGTAACACAATACTGCTACTATAGTTATAGATTGCACCCTTGAACATCTATCCAAAATGACTTTACCTTATCTTCCAGCTTCAGTCAACAATTTTTCAACACTTTAAACAGCCACGTCTATGCCGTGGCTGTTTAAGAGCTATTTAGCCATTTCTTTAAATTCGCTCCTAGTATTTTTTGATATAGCGCCTGTGCCTCCAAGAAAATACAAATTAGGTTTACCATGTATATGATTAGTAAGTAAATTTTTTATTTCTCCTGGCACACTTCCTGTTTTAGTCAAAAGAATAGGAGAGCCATTTCTAGAAGCCATAGGTGCAGCAGACAAAGCGTCAGTTGTGTTAAACCCTTGGGCGATAAATAACTTACTTGTACTTCCAAGTTTATAGTATCTATGCAAAATGTCTACATTAGTTTCGAACCTGGTGGCTCCTTTAACACGCTCAACATTATTAGCGCCTAGGATTGATGCCAACTCGTTTTCTACTTTATTTGAAACAGGCATTGTACCACCTATAATTGTTGCCTTTTTTATATCATAATCACGAATAAATCTTTTAATGTTTTCATTCAAAGTCTTACTTCTTGAGAGTAGAATAGGTATATTGTTCTCACCTGCATAGGGGGCAATTGCCAATGGATCAGAAGATGTTTCATCACCTGTCGTAATGAATATCTCTTTAGACCCACTCGTCTCCATAACTTTTTTAGCAATTTGATAGGCCGTGTCGTAACGTGATTCACCATCAATTCTTAAAATGTTTGTGTTATTCCCGAATCTTTTGTTTAGCTCATACTCTACTTCAGCCGAAATCGCCCCTTTTTTTCCACCAAGAATAAAGATATTTTCAGGTGTCAATCTAGCAATCTCTTTAGCTGTAGATTCTGTCAACATATCTTTTTGTGTCAAGAGAAGAGGTGAATTGAGATTTGAAGCTAGAACACTCCCTGTTAATGAATCTATTGGAAGATCGCCTCGTCCTAAAATAACAGAGTTAGGACGATCCCAATGCCATCCATGATTTCCAATAGATACAGCCGTATCGTATCTATTAACGCCCTCTAATGCGTACGATTTAATATATCCATTTTTGTCCAAATAGCTGGAAGCGACCCAGCCTGTTTGTCCGTTGCTTGTTTTTATTGGCATCCAGATATACTGATTCACCCGAGAATTATTACCTGAATATTTACCAGTAACCGTTACCTTAGTTCCTTTACTTAAAGAGCCAATAGTCGTTCCACCTGGGGTTTTCCGCATATTTAAGCCGTTAACTGTCACATACGCTGTATCACCTTGAGCTAATGATTGACTGGAT
This sequence is a window from Lentibacillus sp. JNUCC-1. Protein-coding genes within it:
- a CDS encoding acyltransferase family protein, with product MKDLRIPEKKFRPELEGVRAVAALLVAIYHIWFGTVSGGVDVFFIVSGYLITTSLVTRIEREGKINFPEYVLGLWRRLFPNAFIVMFSIVILSFLLLPSVQWNQIMAEIYASMFYFQNWELATNAVDYLAQNNEATPLQHFWALSIQGQFYILWPVLIFIIFIMVRKVLKTPFRKTLVAALGGIFLTSLIYSIYITNVNQPWAYFDTFARMWEFSLGGILALFIPYLTPKKWYSTVGGWIGLVIIVTTGMVLPVSTVFPGYAALLPISGVILVIVSAEKYSKYSVKKLLGSRPLMYIGSISYAFYLWHWPLLIFYYALFNTDSVTFFNGLIILLITFILSILSTKKVESPVRKISVKHSKVKLLSTLVVFLIPVLTLNIFWGIFEQQTQEMFKHQVERENYPGAKVIYDNAEAQQDVPPIATPPKANSKLPTFYEDDCYVGMNEAGLKLCSYGETENPEFTIALVGGSHSGHWFPALEQFAQDSGVKIDVYNKDACRFSTQDFDGLLSATCMEWNERIIEPLMDNPPDLIVTTASVNAGAKVPQGYIEMWKKFQGIANIFAIRDNPRMKEDVPSCVELNGPEECSVQRKEALSEKAPWENTTNIPNNVYFADLSDYFCVGDTCPAVIGNVLVYRDQHHISTLYSMTLAEPLKEHIFEALETFKK
- a CDS encoding cell wall-binding repeat-containing protein; this encodes MFLAPQISFADQETGSKEFYFERGETKTELSDNKKIIVSNEKKISKFTIQQNGRTLFDKELLDGNILSLKIITVDNQEYALVVYRQKGSDNALSFDVLTINGSKVNHQFNSDYYSRGKIMIDNNKIKLQYPEYEAEDSMTEPSRIIEQEFVVTSKGVEVGEKRTELAKLKPTSFMSLQGSNPDFSEVNDILTEEALKAEISPEILKAIASQESSWEQYWSVVPKRIKGCKKDSKKGTLAYDGTNAKLGYDCIGVGIMQISNHMYMDEGPAKEAYINRLKTDIRFNIQEGIKILKQKWNYSNSGLIPTVNDNDPMVIENWYFAIMAYNGLLPRNNPLERPYVAYQERVFERMKDYSLIDLTPFPTHTLKPYIRSDGILQFKNDNIKINGPVHLSSQSLAQGDTAYVTVNGLNMRKTPGGTTIGSLSKGTKVTVTGKYSGNNSRVNQYIWMPIKTSNGQTGWVASSYLDKNGYIKSYALEGVNRYDTAVSIGNHGWHWDRPNSVILGRGDLPIDSLTGSVLASNLNSPLLLTQKDMLTESTAKEIARLTPENIFILGGKKGAISAEVEYELNKRFGNNTNILRIDGESRYDTAYQIAKKVMETSGSKEIFITTGDETSSDPLAIAPYAGENNIPILLSRSKTLNENIKRFIRDYDIKKATIIGGTMPVSNKVENELASILGANNVERVKGATRFETNVDILHRYYKLGSTSKLFIAQGFNTTDALSAAPMASRNGSPILLTKTGSVPGEIKNLLTNHIHGKPNLYFLGGTGAISKNTRSEFKEMAK